A window from Candidatus Zixiibacteriota bacterium encodes these proteins:
- a CDS encoding OmpA family protein, with translation MHKKIIVFTAVLAFVFMSGQAFCAETTGTVGMGVRGGGYFLGGEWNAGLLGGAEINFGIHKNFSIGLLGTYGGRTKGAGLDLTGNKPQLISSDDDLRISTYIAELVGNVYFSPESEWRPYLSAGVGMVSWHVTDEDGNQATVPDINGDMFDFEDQQMTLMIGAGVEYFLIDQFSIGAEARYHLYTDVFSQFEDDRDVGGSDGLDNPSGLFEIGLTMTAYFSSCEDDDRDGVCNEDDRCPETPKDCIVDKETGCMIDDDGDGVCNGVDQCPDTPTGCTVDALGCTMDSDNDGVCDGVDRCENTPTDCKVDAYGCPLDGDDDTVWDCRDNCPNTPRGCRVDKDGCRLDSDNDGVCDGVDECPGTPAGLEVDNVGCPVAYQIQKELILVGVTFPVNSANLTDAAKKELDKVVESLKALPHVKVEVQGHTDISGSRDWNMELSQMRAESVMNYFVEQGISQDRLTAKGYGPTQPKYDNKTAEGRRKNRRVELVRLN, from the coding sequence TTGCATAAGAAAATTATTGTATTCACGGCTGTCCTGGCCTTTGTCTTCATGTCTGGTCAGGCCTTCTGTGCCGAGACCACTGGTACGGTGGGTATGGGCGTCCGTGGGGGCGGCTATTTTCTCGGAGGCGAGTGGAATGCTGGTTTGTTAGGTGGGGCTGAAATCAATTTCGGCATCCACAAAAACTTCTCAATCGGTCTTTTGGGCACTTACGGTGGACGTACCAAAGGTGCCGGGCTCGATTTGACTGGTAATAAGCCTCAGCTGATCTCTTCTGACGATGATTTGCGCATATCTACTTATATCGCTGAGCTGGTCGGTAATGTCTATTTTTCACCTGAAAGCGAATGGCGTCCGTATCTGTCCGCGGGTGTCGGAATGGTTTCCTGGCATGTCACCGATGAAGACGGCAACCAGGCAACAGTGCCGGATATCAACGGCGATATGTTCGATTTTGAAGATCAGCAGATGACCCTCATGATCGGCGCTGGTGTGGAATATTTCCTGATCGACCAGTTCTCGATCGGTGCCGAAGCCCGCTATCACCTGTATACCGATGTTTTCAGCCAGTTTGAAGATGACAGGGATGTCGGCGGTTCTGATGGCCTCGACAATCCGTCCGGATTGTTCGAAATCGGTTTGACCATGACCGCCTATTTCTCATCCTGCGAGGATGATGACCGGGACGGTGTCTGCAATGAAGATGATCGTTGCCCGGAAACACCCAAAGACTGTATAGTTGATAAGGAAACCGGTTGCATGATCGACGATGACGGTGACGGTGTCTGCAATGGTGTGGACCAGTGCCCGGATACTCCTACCGGATGCACTGTCGATGCTCTCGGTTGCACGATGGACAGCGATAACGACGGTGTCTGCGACGGCGTCGACCGCTGTGAGAACACACCGACCGATTGTAAGGTCGATGCTTATGGTTGTCCGCTGGACGGCGATGACGATACTGTCTGGGATTGCCGTGATAACTGCCCCAACACTCCGCGCGGATGTCGTGTCGATAAAGACGGTTGCCGTCTCGATTCAGACAACGACGGTGTCTGTGACGGCGTCGATGAATGTCCTGGCACTCCGGCCGGACTGGAAGTCGACAACGTCGGTTGCCCGGTTGCCTACCAGATCCAGAAAGAGCTGATCCTGGTCGGTGTTACTTTCCCGGTCAACTCCGCCAACCTGACCGATGCTGCCAAGAAGGAACTCGATAAGGTGGTCGAGTCTCTCAAAGCTCTTCCGCATGTCAAAGTCGAGGTCCAGGGCCATACCGATATTTCCGGTTCGCGCGACTGGAACATGGAACTTTCGCAGATGCGCGCGGAATCGGTTATGAACTATTTCGTCGAGCAGGGCATCTCCCAGGATCGCCTGACCGCCAAGGGTTACGGTCCGACTCAGCCGAAGTACGACAACAAGACCGCCGAAGGTCGTCGTAAAAACCGCCGGGTCGAGCTCGTTCGTCTCAACTAA
- the lepA gene encoding elongation factor 4, with protein sequence MNMKLIRNFSIIAHIDHGKSTLADRLLELTDVIPPGTDVKQVLDSMGLEQERGITIKLHAVRMEYASPDGNNYILNLIDTPGHVDFTYEVSRSLAACEGVLLVVDASQGIEAQTISNLYLALEHDLTIIPVINKIDLPAADVNGVEKQIVDLLGVSPDEIFKVSAKLGSGVEELLEAIVSQVPPPQGDPEKPCRAMIFDSIFESYRGAIPYIRVVDGELKKGDLIRLYTPDREFEVQEVGYLRLKQVPARKLSAGEVGYLVASIKDISHTKVGDTIFTGEKKNVKRLPGFRDIKPMVFAGIYPATAENYEELRNALDRLKLNDSSLIYLPETSAALGFGFRCGFLGLLHMEIVRERLTREYDLNIVNTVPNVEYRVTMNEGEQITIENPSNLPPAQDVDFIEEPYVDAKIITPSDSIGNVMKLATERRGIYENTEYLDPQRATLSYKLPLAEIIFDFFDKLKSTTRGYASLDYEYLGYFKSDLVKLDILINTQPVDAFSYILHREKAYYWGRKLCSKLRELIPRQMFEVIIQAALGNRPIARETVRPLRKNVTAKCYGGDVTRKRKLLEKQKEGKKRMKQVGSVEIPQEAFLAVLQIEKD encoded by the coding sequence ATGAATATGAAGTTGATTCGAAATTTCTCGATTATCGCGCATATCGACCACGGTAAGTCGACTTTGGCTGACAGGCTTCTGGAATTGACTGATGTGATTCCTCCGGGTACTGATGTCAAGCAGGTTCTGGACTCGATGGGTCTGGAGCAGGAACGGGGTATTACCATTAAGCTCCACGCTGTCCGGATGGAGTACGCTTCTCCCGACGGCAACAACTATATTCTGAACCTGATCGATACTCCCGGCCATGTCGATTTCACCTATGAGGTTTCCCGTTCGCTGGCTGCCTGCGAGGGTGTACTGCTGGTTGTCGATGCTTCCCAGGGGATCGAGGCTCAGACAATCTCGAACCTTTATCTGGCTCTCGAACATGACCTGACGATCATACCGGTAATCAATAAAATCGATCTGCCGGCTGCCGATGTCAATGGCGTCGAAAAGCAGATTGTCGATCTATTGGGCGTGTCGCCGGATGAGATCTTCAAGGTATCCGCTAAACTGGGGAGTGGTGTGGAGGAACTTCTCGAGGCGATTGTAAGCCAGGTTCCACCACCTCAGGGTGACCCGGAAAAACCCTGCCGGGCGATGATCTTTGATTCCATCTTCGAATCCTACCGGGGTGCGATCCCTTATATCCGCGTGGTCGACGGTGAACTCAAGAAAGGCGACCTGATCCGGCTTTACACCCCTGACCGTGAATTCGAGGTGCAGGAAGTCGGCTACCTGCGGCTTAAACAGGTACCCGCCAGGAAGCTGAGCGCCGGCGAGGTCGGCTATCTGGTGGCCTCGATCAAGGACATCTCTCATACTAAAGTTGGCGATACGATTTTCACCGGTGAGAAGAAAAACGTGAAGCGCCTGCCCGGTTTTCGCGATATCAAGCCGATGGTGTTCGCCGGGATTTATCCCGCCACTGCTGAAAACTACGAGGAATTGCGGAATGCCTTGGACAGGCTCAAGCTCAACGATTCCTCGCTGATTTACCTGCCCGAAACATCGGCCGCCCTCGGATTCGGTTTCAGGTGCGGTTTTCTGGGTCTTTTACATATGGAGATAGTGCGCGAAAGGCTGACCCGGGAGTATGACCTCAATATCGTCAACACTGTACCCAATGTCGAATACCGGGTAACCATGAATGAAGGTGAGCAGATCACAATCGAAAATCCCTCTAATTTGCCACCTGCACAGGATGTCGACTTCATCGAAGAACCCTATGTGGATGCCAAGATCATCACACCTTCTGATTCGATCGGCAATGTCATGAAACTGGCCACCGAACGGCGGGGAATTTATGAGAACACTGAATATCTCGATCCGCAACGAGCCACCCTGTCATACAAGTTGCCTCTGGCTGAGATTATCTTCGATTTCTTCGACAAACTGAAATCGACTACGCGTGGTTATGCTTCACTCGATTATGAATATTTAGGGTATTTCAAATCCGACCTGGTCAAGCTGGATATTCTTATAAACACTCAGCCAGTTGATGCCTTTTCATATATCCTGCATCGCGAAAAAGCTTATTACTGGGGCCGAAAACTCTGCTCAAAGCTTCGTGAACTGATTCCGCGCCAGATGTTTGAGGTGATTATTCAGGCCGCTCTCGGGAATCGCCCGATCGCCCGGGAGACAGTCCGCCCGCTCCGCAAAAACGTTACCGCCAAATGCTATGGTGGAGATGTTACCCGTAAAAGAAAGCTTCTGGAGAAACAAAAAGAGGGTAAAAAGCGGATGAAACAGGTCGGGAGCGTGGAAATCCCCCAGGAAGCCTTCCTGGCGGTGCTTCAAATCGAAAAAGACTGA
- the lepB gene encoding signal peptidase I: MQNTQSVSQVETIGKSRTQKKRARARTRELIEAILIALVIAAILRIFVIQAYRVDSDSMAGTLVEGDFIFVNKFIYYFQDPAAGDIVIFEYPLNPSKDFIKRIIAVEGQTVEIVGKQLYIDGLAQSLPEDAKFIDDNVLPPDYSPRDFFGPKEVPVGHVFVLGDNRDNSQDSRNWGFLDISKIKGKAMFTYFSWKPDPNAPKWGPPYIDKLVTIPFYNLAHFPWRVNWGRLFKTF; encoded by the coding sequence ATGCAGAACACGCAGTCTGTTTCTCAAGTTGAAACTATAGGCAAGTCCCGCACGCAAAAAAAACGCGCCCGGGCCCGCACCAGGGAACTGATCGAAGCGATTCTGATCGCACTTGTGATAGCGGCTATTTTACGTATTTTTGTGATCCAGGCCTACCGGGTAGATTCGGATTCGATGGCCGGTACTCTGGTCGAGGGCGATTTTATATTCGTTAACAAATTCATTTACTACTTCCAGGATCCAGCCGCGGGTGATATAGTTATCTTCGAATATCCTCTTAATCCCAGCAAGGACTTCATAAAACGCATAATTGCTGTCGAGGGTCAGACAGTCGAGATCGTCGGCAAGCAGCTGTACATCGACGGGCTCGCGCAAAGTCTGCCTGAAGACGCGAAATTTATCGATGACAATGTTCTGCCCCCGGACTATTCTCCGCGAGACTTTTTCGGTCCCAAGGAGGTGCCGGTCGGCCATGTTTTCGTGCTGGGGGATAACCGCGATAACTCACAGGACTCGCGCAACTGGGGATTTCTGGATATCTCTAAAATAAAGGGCAAGGCGATGTTTACATATTTCTCGTGGAAACCTGATCCGAATGCGCCTAAATGGGGACCGCCGTACATCGATAAGCTCGTAACCATCCCATTTTACAACCTGGCTCATTTTCCATGGCGGGTTAACTGGGGCCGGCTGTTTAAAACCTTTTAA